From bacterium, a single genomic window includes:
- a CDS encoding peptide ABC transporter substrate-binding protein → MADERIAFPWHGYYERGLITRRQFVKLTGLFGTAIAAGAVLSEPEPAAAALAPAAKQILRYPDQEPLHFDPATMEARPEILIGMALFDPLFTFDDTGHIVPLAARSWDVSKDGLTYTFHLRSGMQWSDGHPVTAADYEYAWKRVADPETASDYASAFYPIKGALDFNKGKTKDRDTVAVKAVDTLTLRATLSEPAAYFPRLVSTWNFMPVPRWQVEKYGKKWVEAGNHVGNGMFMLQKWEHDRELVIVANPKYWGAKPTLQRVVFTLTDDPFRTSLPSFENNELDVTDQIQPGDIERVRKSPALSKQLQKYRWSGTAMVFCDTTNTKSPLSKAKVRQALYLAIDHKRVASEVLRGIYDPAPTITPPGTIGYLSTPPLTGGPDRARQLLAEAGYPDGQGFPEVRLAWPKLVTFDLVAQALQQMWHDTLKINLTLQRMESKEFNAARASWAKQPYDFYLSRWGSDFEDPANWANILFDSDQDFFYTKWRNDQFDSLIRKGSGEADPAKRKQMYESAEKILNTDLPALPVYHLGVIVAVKPWVQGFRLPPAAAAWFGTFGRVKILEH, encoded by the coding sequence ATGGCAGATGAGCGGATTGCGTTCCCCTGGCATGGATACTATGAGCGCGGCCTGATCACCCGGCGGCAGTTCGTCAAGCTGACCGGGCTCTTCGGCACGGCCATCGCGGCGGGCGCCGTCCTCTCCGAGCCTGAGCCCGCCGCCGCGGCGCTCGCACCGGCGGCGAAGCAGATCCTCCGCTACCCCGATCAAGAGCCGCTGCACTTCGATCCGGCCACCATGGAGGCCCGGCCGGAGATTCTGATCGGCATGGCCCTCTTCGATCCACTGTTCACCTTCGACGACACCGGCCACATCGTCCCGCTGGCCGCCCGGTCCTGGGACGTGTCCAAAGACGGCCTGACGTACACGTTCCACCTCAGGTCGGGGATGCAGTGGTCGGACGGACACCCTGTGACCGCGGCGGATTACGAGTATGCGTGGAAGCGCGTCGCGGATCCGGAGACCGCCAGCGATTATGCCTCCGCATTCTATCCGATCAAGGGGGCGCTCGACTTCAACAAGGGCAAGACGAAGGACCGCGATACCGTGGCGGTCAAGGCCGTGGACACGCTCACCCTTCGGGCGACCCTTTCCGAGCCGGCCGCGTACTTCCCGCGGCTTGTCTCCACCTGGAACTTCATGCCGGTGCCCCGCTGGCAGGTCGAGAAGTACGGCAAGAAATGGGTCGAGGCCGGCAACCACGTGGGCAACGGGATGTTCATGCTGCAGAAATGGGAGCACGACCGAGAGCTCGTGATCGTCGCGAACCCGAAGTACTGGGGCGCCAAGCCGACACTCCAACGGGTGGTGTTCACGCTCACCGATGACCCGTTCCGCACCAGCCTGCCGTCGTTCGAGAACAACGAGCTCGACGTCACCGACCAGATCCAGCCCGGTGACATCGAGCGGGTGCGAAAGTCTCCCGCCCTGAGCAAGCAGCTGCAGAAGTACCGGTGGTCCGGAACGGCGATGGTGTTTTGCGACACGACCAACACCAAGTCGCCGCTCAGCAAGGCCAAAGTCCGCCAAGCCCTGTACCTGGCGATCGATCACAAGCGGGTGGCCAGCGAGGTCCTCCGCGGCATCTACGACCCCGCGCCGACGATCACGCCCCCCGGGACGATCGGGTACCTTTCCACGCCGCCGCTCACGGGGGGTCCGGACCGGGCGCGCCAGCTCCTAGCCGAGGCCGGGTATCCGGACGGGCAGGGGTTTCCGGAGGTGCGGCTGGCCTGGCCGAAGCTGGTGACCTTCGACCTGGTCGCGCAGGCCCTCCAGCAGATGTGGCACGATACCCTGAAGATCAATCTGACCCTGCAGCGGATGGAGTCGAAGGAGTTCAACGCCGCCCGGGCTTCGTGGGCGAAGCAGCCGTACGACTTCTACCTCAGCCGCTGGGGATCGGACTTCGAGGACCCCGCCAACTGGGCCAACATCTTGTTTGACTCAGATCAGGATTTCTTTTACACGAAGTGGCGGAACGACCAGTTCGACTCGTTGATCCGCAAGGGCTCGGGCGAGGCAGACCCCGCCAAGCGGAAGCAGATGTACGAGTCGGCAGAGAAAATTCTCAACACGGATCTGCCGGCGCTTCCCGTCTATCACCTGGGTGTGATCGTGGCGGTGAAGCCGTGGGTGCAGGGATTCCGGCTGCCTCCCGCTGCGGCGGCCTGGTTCGGGACGTTCGGCCGCGTGAAGATCCTCGAGCACTAA
- a CDS encoding succinate dehydrogenase/fumarate reductase iron-sulfur subunit, whose protein sequence is MTKVRRVRVARSDGTGGRAFQSYEVPESARMTVLDGLLHIHRYSDRGLAFRYACRAGMCGTCSVTVNRVGRLACSTRLSAIPEEVVVVEPLRHFPVIRDLVVDFAPFFDAWRAVHPEFIPGPNPSDEAGVQPESRERRVIDRHRECISCGICYAACDVVGMHPGFLGPAAMTRALCLLADSRGAGNEERLAALDSARGCWRCHTHGTCADLCPKGLDPTQAIEQVKRILASRAMRRLVGLRPG, encoded by the coding sequence ATGACGAAAGTCAGGCGCGTCCGCGTGGCCCGGTCGGACGGCACCGGCGGCCGCGCGTTCCAGAGCTACGAGGTGCCCGAGAGTGCCCGCATGACCGTGCTCGATGGCCTCCTGCACATCCACCGCTACTCTGACCGCGGCCTCGCCTTCCGCTACGCCTGTCGGGCGGGCATGTGCGGGACCTGCAGCGTGACCGTGAACCGGGTGGGGCGGCTGGCGTGCAGCACCCGGCTGTCGGCGATTCCGGAAGAGGTCGTGGTCGTCGAGCCGCTCCGGCATTTCCCCGTGATCCGAGATCTGGTGGTCGATTTCGCGCCGTTCTTCGACGCCTGGCGCGCGGTCCATCCCGAGTTCATTCCGGGGCCTAACCCTTCAGACGAGGCCGGGGTCCAACCGGAGAGCCGCGAGCGCCGGGTGATCGACCGGCACCGCGAATGCATCTCGTGCGGCATCTGTTACGCCGCGTGCGATGTCGTTGGTATGCACCCGGGGTTTCTGGGTCCCGCGGCGATGACGCGGGCCCTCTGCCTCCTCGCCGATTCGCGCGGAGCTGGGAACGAGGAGCGCCTCGCGGCGCTCGACAGCGCGCGTGGGTGCTGGCGGTGCCACACACATGGGACGTGCGCGGACCTGTGCCCCAAGGGGCTCGATCCCACCCAGGCGATCGAGCAGGTGAAGCGGATCCTCGCCTCGCGCGCCATGCGGCGCCTCGTTGGGCTGCGCCCGGGATAG
- a CDS encoding carbohydrate ABC transporter permease — MVAGVAVAALGPKKRRITDVLRTAGYYALVCLAMLPTVFVFYWMVTLSLKTQVEAAGYPPHFFRFAVTFKNYAEVFQKNPFVLYVWNSSVVAAGSTALGLIVGLPAAFSIARWRQQGLALTVLVARIIPGISYLIPWYILFRHLHLVDTYPALILTHLVVSLPLIIWVLIGFFEDVPEELEHAALIDGCSYYSAFWRIALPLVRPGIVAAAILSFIFSWNNFLFSVILAGRHTRTLPIAVFNMISYEEISWGPLAAAATMITLPVIILTLIVQRHIVSGLTFGAVKR; from the coding sequence ATGGTAGCGGGTGTCGCCGTCGCGGCGCTCGGCCCGAAGAAGCGGCGCATCACCGACGTGCTCCGCACGGCCGGATATTACGCGCTCGTGTGCCTGGCGATGCTGCCGACCGTGTTCGTGTTCTACTGGATGGTCACGCTGTCGCTGAAGACCCAGGTAGAGGCGGCGGGATACCCGCCCCACTTCTTCCGCTTTGCCGTCACCTTCAAGAACTACGCGGAGGTCTTTCAGAAGAACCCCTTCGTCCTGTACGTCTGGAACAGTTCGGTCGTGGCGGCCGGCAGCACCGCACTCGGTCTGATCGTTGGGCTGCCCGCGGCGTTCAGCATCGCCCGCTGGCGGCAGCAGGGTCTCGCCCTCACCGTCCTCGTGGCCCGGATCATCCCCGGGATCAGTTACCTGATCCCCTGGTACATCCTCTTCCGGCACCTCCATCTGGTGGACACGTACCCGGCCCTCATCCTCACCCACCTGGTGGTGAGCCTCCCCCTGATCATCTGGGTCTTGATCGGTTTCTTCGAGGACGTCCCCGAGGAGCTAGAGCACGCCGCCTTGATCGACGGGTGCTCCTACTACAGCGCGTTCTGGCGAATCGCGCTCCCCCTGGTGCGGCCGGGCATCGTGGCCGCGGCCATCCTCAGCTTCATCTTCTCCTGGAACAACTTTCTGTTCTCCGTGATCCTTGCCGGGAGGCACACGCGCACCCTGCCCATCGCGGTCTTCAACATGATCAGCTACGAGGAGATCAGCTGGGGACCGCTCGCCGCCGCGGCGACGATGATCACGCTGCCGGTGATCATCCTCACCCTCATCGTGCAGCGGCACATCGTCTCCGGCCTGACGTTCGGGGCCGTGAAACGGTGA
- a CDS encoding sugar ABC transporter substrate-binding protein: MTAQRKRAGSGTMTRREAIRLGTAAAVGAAAGAAMAPFAPSPVQAESVNWQRYKGTTLSLLFYKHPWVDEIEKYFPEFESLTGMKLQHEVIPEVQGREKLVVQMTSGAGDIDAWHASMHVEKRRFWKSGWFQPVNAYLQDKTLTAEDYAWNDITKGAVDAVTQPDKTISALPTFPDPFVMFYRKDLFDQKGWGPPKTLDELEDRAKALHNPPSTYGFVMRGLKNANATPWAFVLFAMGGKYLTPDRKSAMNTPEWIKTMDWYAGMLRKYAPPGVVNFNWYECSAAFIQGQVGMYIDGVNFANQFEDPTKSKIVGKVGYAPLPSGPAGRFAPTFTNAMAVSAQSKHKEAAYLFSEWATSKKNCNRELLGGVGVGRASTWGLPEVKAKAKMPIGWYQAYQESLKISRPGLPEIVDVTQYRDIIGVAIQKAIEGAKSADVIADANKQFQEMLDKTEK, encoded by the coding sequence ATGACGGCCCAACGGAAACGCGCCGGCTCCGGGACAATGACCCGTCGGGAGGCCATCCGGCTCGGAACGGCCGCGGCTGTTGGAGCGGCCGCCGGGGCGGCGATGGCGCCCTTCGCGCCCTCCCCGGTCCAGGCCGAGAGCGTCAACTGGCAACGCTACAAAGGCACGACATTATCCTTGCTCTTCTACAAGCATCCCTGGGTGGACGAGATCGAGAAGTACTTCCCCGAGTTCGAGTCGCTCACCGGGATGAAGCTCCAGCACGAGGTCATCCCCGAGGTCCAGGGGCGGGAGAAGCTGGTCGTGCAGATGACCTCCGGGGCGGGGGACATCGACGCGTGGCACGCGAGCATGCACGTGGAGAAGCGCCGGTTCTGGAAGTCGGGGTGGTTCCAGCCCGTGAACGCCTACCTCCAGGACAAGACCCTGACCGCCGAGGACTACGCCTGGAACGACATCACCAAGGGGGCGGTCGACGCCGTCACTCAGCCCGACAAGACGATCAGCGCCCTCCCGACTTTCCCCGATCCGTTCGTCATGTTCTACCGGAAGGACCTCTTCGATCAAAAGGGCTGGGGGCCGCCGAAGACCCTCGACGAACTGGAGGACCGCGCCAAGGCGCTCCACAATCCGCCGAGCACGTACGGATTCGTGATGCGCGGGCTCAAGAACGCGAACGCCACCCCCTGGGCGTTCGTCCTCTTCGCGATGGGGGGCAAGTATCTCACCCCGGACCGCAAGTCGGCCATGAACACCCCCGAGTGGATCAAGACCATGGATTGGTATGCGGGGATGCTCCGGAAATACGCGCCCCCCGGCGTGGTCAACTTCAATTGGTATGAGTGCAGCGCCGCCTTCATTCAGGGGCAGGTCGGTATGTACATCGATGGGGTGAACTTCGCGAACCAGTTCGAGGATCCCACCAAGTCCAAAATCGTCGGCAAGGTCGGGTACGCGCCGCTCCCGTCGGGCCCCGCCGGGCGATTCGCGCCGACCTTTACCAACGCGATGGCGGTGAGCGCCCAGAGCAAGCACAAAGAAGCGGCGTACCTGTTCTCCGAGTGGGCGACCAGCAAGAAGAACTGCAACCGGGAATTGCTGGGCGGGGTGGGGGTCGGCCGCGCCTCGACCTGGGGGCTGCCCGAAGTCAAAGCCAAGGCCAAGATGCCGATCGGCTGGTACCAAGCGTACCAGGAAAGCTTGAAGATCAGCCGCCCCGGGCTCCCCGAGATCGTCGACGTCACGCAGTACCGCGACATCATCGGGGTGGCCATCCAGAAGGCCATCGAGGGCGCCAAATCGGCGGACGTGATCGCCGACGCCAACAAGCAGTTTCAGGAGATGCTGGACAAGACGGAGAAGTAG
- a CDS encoding sugar ABC transporter permease — MALIIVYPVLYTGWMSLQEWYASSVTLPKFIALANYQHLAFADPRFREAFFRTLYFAALVVSGEAVLGVAMALLFNREFWGRGLVRTLSILPMVATPTAIALIFVMMYHPTLGVMNYLVTRVGVGPLKWTYSSHTALYALALVDVWEWTPLVMLIALAGLAALPREPYESAVIDGASGPTILWHITLPLLRPILIVAVLFRAIDAIKTFDIIFIMTQGGPSNASETINLLLFNQAFSYFNIGYASSMAVALFAIVMGASLILMKVRRTEW; from the coding sequence GTGGCCCTGATCATCGTCTATCCGGTGCTGTATACCGGGTGGATGAGCCTGCAGGAATGGTACGCCTCGAGCGTGACGCTGCCGAAGTTCATCGCCCTGGCCAACTACCAGCATCTCGCCTTCGCGGACCCGAGGTTCCGGGAGGCCTTCTTTCGGACGCTGTACTTCGCGGCGCTCGTGGTCTCCGGCGAGGCGGTGCTTGGGGTGGCGATGGCGCTGCTGTTCAACCGGGAGTTCTGGGGGCGGGGGCTCGTGCGAACGCTCTCGATTCTCCCGATGGTGGCGACGCCCACGGCGATCGCGCTGATCTTCGTGATGATGTACCACCCCACGCTCGGCGTGATGAATTACCTCGTCACCCGCGTCGGCGTGGGACCGCTCAAGTGGACGTACAGCAGCCACACGGCCCTCTACGCCCTCGCGCTCGTCGACGTGTGGGAATGGACGCCGCTCGTCATGCTGATCGCGCTCGCCGGGCTGGCGGCGCTGCCCAGGGAACCCTATGAGTCGGCGGTAATCGACGGCGCCTCGGGGCCGACCATCCTGTGGCATATTACGCTGCCGCTCCTGCGTCCGATCCTCATCGTGGCCGTCCTCTTCCGCGCTATCGACGCGATCAAGACGTTCGACATCATCTTTATCATGACGCAGGGGGGGCCCTCGAACGCGTCGGAGACGATCAACCTCCTGCTGTTCAACCAGGCGTTCTCGTATTTCAACATCGGGTACGCGTCCTCGATGGCGGTGGCCTTGTTCGCGATCGTGATGGGAGCCTCGTTGATCTTGATGAAGGTGCGCCGGACCGAATGGTAG
- a CDS encoding VWA domain-containing protein: MSTPAVAFQWPAFLWGLALLPLLAAAYLWLLRRRTRVPVRFSEVEMLAAAVGPRRSAWRHIPAALFLLGLATLTTAMARPTVPMRLPSDQSAIMLSIDVSGSMLSRDVAPSRLEAAKAAAKAFVTALPGRIRIGLVTFAGYATVHMLPTTDHERLQAAIDAISVRHRTAIGDGLMEAVAALPGRVRPLPDGTLPPMPPGPRPPGFVVLLSDGQNNAGMDPLVAADLARREEVTVYTVGIGVPITENRFVIGGPLDEDTLRAVAHRTGGEYFHPTSGGSLRDVYKKLARSVAWVSQPVEATAFASGLAAALLIAGLAIASLRHPLQT; this comes from the coding sequence ATGAGCACGCCCGCGGTCGCGTTCCAGTGGCCGGCGTTTCTGTGGGGCCTCGCCCTTCTGCCGCTGCTGGCCGCCGCGTACCTCTGGCTGCTGCGTCGGAGGACCCGGGTCCCGGTCCGCTTCTCCGAGGTCGAGATGCTGGCCGCGGCCGTGGGGCCGCGGCGATCCGCCTGGCGGCATATCCCCGCCGCGCTGTTCCTGCTGGGGCTCGCCACCCTCACCACGGCGATGGCACGGCCTACCGTTCCAATGCGGCTTCCCTCGGACCAGTCGGCGATCATGCTCTCCATCGACGTGAGCGGCAGCATGCTGTCCCGCGATGTCGCTCCGAGCCGCCTCGAGGCGGCCAAGGCGGCCGCGAAGGCGTTCGTTACCGCGCTTCCGGGTCGGATCAGGATCGGACTGGTGACCTTTGCCGGGTACGCCACCGTGCACATGCTGCCGACCACCGATCATGAACGTTTGCAGGCGGCAATCGACGCGATCAGCGTGAGGCACCGGACCGCGATCGGCGACGGGCTCATGGAAGCCGTCGCCGCCCTTCCGGGACGCGTCCGTCCACTGCCGGATGGCACGCTCCCTCCGATGCCCCCGGGTCCCAGGCCCCCCGGGTTCGTCGTCCTGCTCTCCGACGGGCAGAACAACGCCGGGATGGACCCGCTCGTCGCGGCGGACCTCGCGCGGCGCGAGGAAGTGACCGTGTATACCGTCGGGATCGGCGTGCCGATCACGGAAAACCGGTTCGTTATCGGCGGCCCCTTGGATGAGGACACCCTCCGGGCGGTCGCTCACCGTACGGGCGGGGAGTACTTCCACCCGACGTCGGGCGGGAGTCTGCGCGATGTCTACAAGAAGCTCGCCCGCAGCGTGGCGTGGGTGTCGCAGCCGGTGGAGGCCACAGCGTTCGCCTCCGGGCTCGCCGCCGCTCTGCTGATCGCGGGGCTCGCGATCGCCTCCCTCCGGCACCCCCTCCAGACCTAG